In a genomic window of Roseiflexus castenholzii DSM 13941:
- a CDS encoding ADP-ribosylglycohydrolase family protein, whose translation MALTLDSDRVRRAQGALLGLAIGDALGTTLEFTPALDPFTPRVTQITGGGPFRLPPGGWTDDTSMALCLAWSLVATGVCDSRD comes from the coding sequence ATGGCGCTCACGCTCGACTCTGACCGTGTACGGCGCGCGCAGGGCGCGCTGCTTGGGCTTGCCATTGGCGATGCGCTCGGCACAACGCTCGAGTTTACGCCAGCGCTCGATCCATTCACCCCGCGCGTCACGCAGATCACCGGCGGCGGACCATTCCGGTTGCCTCCCGGCGGATGGACCGACGACACCAGTATGGCGCTCTGTCTTGCCTGGAGTCTGGTCGCAACCGGTGTGTGCGACTCGCGCGACTAG
- a CDS encoding helical backbone metal receptor — MLVVDALGRRLELKRPPQRIVSLVPSLTEWLFDVGLGARVVAVTDYCIEPAAALAGIPRIRGTKNPDRAKIIALQPDLVIADQEENRERDVQALTAAGVPVYVTAIRSVADVLEQYGRLAAVLGAADAAAPGLTALRAALAEAAQRAPQRRIPTLAFIWRDPWMAVGAETYAGDLLERCGAENLGRRLPGRYPRASLETFMRLQPEVILLPNEPYAFSERDLVAFAPYGDVPAVRDGRVLLCDGMMLTWPGLRAVRALRVFAEAIAGGER; from the coding sequence ATGCTTGTGGTTGACGCGCTTGGTCGACGCCTGGAACTGAAGAGACCGCCGCAGCGCATTGTGTCGCTCGTGCCGAGTCTGACTGAATGGCTCTTCGATGTCGGGCTCGGCGCGCGCGTTGTAGCAGTGACCGACTACTGCATCGAGCCGGCAGCGGCGCTTGCCGGCATCCCGCGCATTCGCGGCACGAAGAACCCCGACCGGGCGAAGATCATTGCCCTGCAACCCGATCTGGTCATCGCCGATCAGGAGGAGAACCGTGAACGCGACGTGCAGGCGCTTACGGCGGCCGGCGTTCCAGTCTATGTGACGGCGATCCGCAGTGTTGCTGATGTGCTGGAGCAGTATGGACGGCTCGCCGCTGTGCTCGGAGCAGCGGATGCGGCGGCGCCAGGGCTTACGGCGCTGCGCGCGGCGCTCGCCGAAGCAGCGCAACGGGCGCCGCAACGTCGTATCCCGACGCTCGCCTTCATCTGGCGCGATCCGTGGATGGCGGTTGGGGCAGAAACGTATGCGGGCGATCTGCTGGAACGGTGTGGCGCCGAAAATCTTGGTCGCCGGTTGCCGGGGCGCTACCCACGCGCGTCGCTGGAGACATTTATGCGCCTGCAACCAGAGGTGATTCTGCTTCCGAATGAGCCGTATGCGTTCAGCGAACGTGATCTGGTCGCTTTTGCGCCATATGGCGACGTTCCGGCGGTGCGGGATGGGCGCGTGCTGCTGTGTGACGGCATGATGTTGACATGGCCCGGTTTGCGTGCCGTCCGCGCGTTGCGGGTGTTTGCGGAGGCGATTGCAGGTGGGGAGAGATGA
- a CDS encoding acyl-CoA thioesterase, with translation MSAADRVETRMVFPVFPMNTNHYRTLFGGTAVAWIDQAAFICATRWCRRKVVTVRISEVNFHHPVREGSIVEVIARLVGTGRSSMRIAVDVWWEPMDHNERVLVCQAECVLVAVDEQNRPVTVPPLTETMS, from the coding sequence ATGAGCGCTGCCGATCGCGTCGAGACGCGTATGGTCTTTCCGGTGTTCCCCATGAACACCAACCACTACCGGACCCTCTTCGGCGGCACGGCGGTCGCCTGGATCGACCAGGCGGCGTTCATTTGCGCCACGCGCTGGTGTCGGCGCAAGGTCGTGACGGTGCGGATCAGCGAGGTCAACTTCCACCACCCGGTGCGTGAAGGGTCGATTGTCGAGGTGATCGCCCGTCTGGTCGGTACCGGACGCAGTTCAATGCGTATCGCTGTCGATGTCTGGTGGGAGCCGATGGACCACAACGAACGGGTGCTGGTGTGTCAGGCGGAATGCGTGCTCGTCGCCGTCGACGAGCAGAATCGTCCGGTGACGGTGCCGCCGCTGACGGAGACAATGTCATGA
- a CDS encoding cobalamin-binding protein, protein MRIVSLLPSATEIVCELGLADMLVGVSHECDYPPDVVADLPRVTYSAIPHGLSSAEIDQVVSARLARGESLYLLDEALLADVQPDLVITQELCDVCAVSFADVCVVAAQLPGNPRVVSLAPPNLDGIFSDVLTIAEAVGVPERGRRLNERLSQRLDGVRRAVAGQPRPGVVALEWLDPPFIGGHWVPEMIHLAGGRDLLGRAGERSFRVRWEDVLCAQPDVVLLIPCGYSAEAAQREWDALPRPPGWFDIPAARKGQVYALDANSYCSRPAPRVVDGVEHLARLLHPACFPQEGTAQ, encoded by the coding sequence ATGCGTATCGTATCACTGCTTCCATCGGCAACCGAGATCGTGTGCGAACTGGGCCTGGCGGATATGCTGGTCGGCGTTTCGCACGAATGTGACTACCCGCCCGATGTCGTCGCCGACCTGCCGCGGGTGACGTACTCTGCCATTCCGCACGGTCTGTCGAGCGCCGAGATCGATCAGGTCGTCAGTGCGCGCCTGGCGCGCGGCGAAAGCCTCTACCTGCTCGATGAGGCGCTCCTTGCCGACGTGCAGCCTGATCTGGTGATCACCCAGGAACTGTGCGATGTCTGTGCGGTGTCGTTTGCAGATGTCTGCGTGGTTGCGGCGCAGTTGCCGGGCAATCCGCGCGTCGTCTCGCTGGCGCCGCCAAACCTCGATGGAATCTTCAGCGATGTGCTGACAATTGCCGAAGCCGTCGGTGTACCAGAACGCGGTCGGCGACTCAATGAACGCTTGAGCCAGCGGTTGGATGGTGTGCGTCGCGCAGTCGCCGGGCAGCCGCGTCCCGGTGTGGTGGCGCTGGAATGGCTCGACCCGCCGTTCATCGGTGGGCATTGGGTCCCGGAAATGATCCATCTCGCAGGAGGACGCGACCTGCTCGGTCGCGCCGGGGAGCGGTCGTTCCGTGTGCGCTGGGAGGACGTTCTCTGCGCGCAGCCGGACGTGGTTTTGCTCATTCCCTGCGGCTATTCCGCCGAAGCCGCGCAGCGCGAATGGGACGCGCTGCCGCGCCCGCCGGGATGGTTCGACATTCCTGCAGCACGCAAGGGGCAGGTGTATGCGCTGGATGCCAACAGCTACTGTTCGCGCCCGGCGCCGCGTGTGGTCGATGGAGTCGAGCATCTGGCGCGCCTGTTGCATCCGGCGTGCTTTCCACAGGAAGGAACAGCACAATGA
- a CDS encoding DnaJ C-terminal domain-containing protein, whose amino-acid sequence MEFKDYYAVLGVPPDADEQTIKKAYRKLARQYHPDVNPGDKKAEERFKEINEAYEALSDPERRHKYDQLREQYQRWQQRGGSGEFDWGPWQTAPGQTVYTYTTVSPEDLEDLFGGESPFSDFFGTIFGQPHGATPRGPQRGRDLELPVEISLEEAFYGTTRSLQVGTRRIEAKIPVGARTGTRVRLAGQGRPGIAGGPPGDLYLLITVLPHPQFERDGDDLTTTVSVDCFTAIAGGEARVPTLDGSVLLKIPPRTQADQVFRLRGKGMPRLERPTERGDLFARVKLVLPETLSDADVETIRTLARERSARKKG is encoded by the coding sequence ATGGAGTTCAAAGACTACTATGCCGTCCTTGGCGTCCCGCCCGACGCCGACGAGCAAACGATCAAGAAAGCGTACCGCAAACTGGCGCGGCAGTACCATCCCGACGTCAACCCTGGTGACAAAAAGGCTGAAGAGCGCTTCAAAGAGATCAATGAAGCCTACGAGGCGCTGAGCGACCCGGAACGCCGCCACAAGTACGATCAGTTGCGCGAACAGTATCAGCGCTGGCAGCAGCGCGGCGGCAGCGGCGAGTTCGACTGGGGTCCCTGGCAAACGGCGCCGGGGCAGACAGTCTACACCTATACAACGGTCTCACCGGAGGACCTGGAAGACCTCTTCGGAGGTGAAAGTCCCTTTTCGGACTTCTTCGGGACGATCTTCGGTCAGCCACATGGCGCCACCCCCCGTGGACCGCAGCGCGGGCGCGATCTTGAACTGCCGGTTGAGATTTCGCTCGAAGAGGCGTTTTACGGCACGACACGCTCGCTTCAGGTAGGCACGCGGCGCATCGAGGCGAAGATTCCGGTCGGCGCGCGCACCGGAACCCGTGTGCGTCTTGCCGGGCAGGGGCGCCCCGGCATTGCCGGAGGTCCGCCGGGCGATCTCTACCTGCTGATCACCGTCCTGCCGCATCCACAGTTCGAGCGCGACGGCGATGATCTGACCACGACCGTTTCGGTTGATTGTTTTACCGCAATTGCCGGCGGCGAGGCGCGCGTTCCGACATTGGACGGTTCGGTGCTGCTCAAGATTCCGCCGCGCACGCAGGCAGATCAGGTCTTCCGACTGCGGGGCAAAGGCATGCCACGCCTCGAACGCCCGACCGAACGCGGCGATCTCTTTGCCCGGGTGAAACTGGTGTTGCCCGAAACGTTGAGTGATGCTGACGTCGAAACGATTCGCACACTGGCGCGCGAGCGGAGCGCCCGAAAAAAAGGGTGA
- a CDS encoding rhomboid family intramembrane serine protease codes for MIPLYDNVHARSFPFVNWAIILANIAFFLIEVALGPDAERFVTMFAVVPARLLANPGPDQIATLFTSMFLHGGWSHLLSNMLALYIFGDNVEDRMGGGRYLTFYIICGLIAALTHILFNPDSPIPTIGASGAISGVLGAYLILYPTARVITLIPIFFLPWFVEIPALVYLGVWFLSQLLNGTLAIIIGAQGFGGVAWWAHAGGFVAGIVLVGLFIQRRSRRRVYADEYWPW; via the coding sequence ATGATCCCCCTCTACGACAATGTCCACGCGCGATCTTTTCCGTTTGTCAACTGGGCGATTATTCTTGCCAACATTGCGTTCTTCCTCATCGAAGTTGCGCTTGGACCCGATGCCGAGCGGTTCGTGACCATGTTTGCGGTCGTTCCTGCGCGGTTGCTTGCCAATCCAGGTCCAGATCAGATCGCTACGCTTTTTACATCGATGTTCCTTCACGGCGGATGGTCGCACCTGTTGAGCAATATGCTGGCGCTCTATATCTTTGGCGATAACGTCGAAGATCGGATGGGGGGTGGACGCTACCTGACGTTTTACATCATCTGCGGATTGATCGCAGCCCTGACTCACATATTGTTCAACCCGGATTCGCCGATTCCGACGATCGGTGCGAGTGGCGCGATCAGCGGCGTGCTCGGCGCGTATCTGATCCTCTATCCGACAGCGCGGGTGATCACGCTGATCCCGATCTTTTTTCTTCCCTGGTTCGTTGAAATCCCGGCGCTGGTCTACCTGGGAGTGTGGTTCCTGTCACAGTTGCTCAACGGCACGCTGGCGATCATCATTGGCGCGCAGGGGTTCGGCGGCGTGGCGTGGTGGGCGCATGCCGGCGGTTTCGTCGCCGGCATTGTACTCGTGGGTCTCTTCATTCAACGTCGCAGCCGGCGGCGCGTCTATGCGGACGAGTACTGGCCCTGGTGA
- a CDS encoding SDH family Clp fold serine proteinase has protein sequence MDLIGLLWIFFIISSLQPVIRQKMLENGRLRLLERLEQQRQSRVIVLIHRQETLSLLGFPLVRYIDIDDSEAVLRAIKMTDKDVPIDLVLHTPGGLVLAAEQIASALRKHPAKVTVFVPHYAMSGGTLIALAADEIVMDENAVLGPVDPQLGQQPAASILKVLERKPISEIDDETLIMADIAEKAIRQVKATVIELLADRIGAEKAEHIATMLATGVWTHDYPISVREARELGLPVSTDMPSLVYQLMGLYPQTAQRRPSVEYIPLPRSRESERRRAER, from the coding sequence GTGGACCTGATAGGACTGTTATGGATTTTCTTCATTATTTCGTCGTTACAGCCGGTCATTCGCCAGAAGATGCTGGAGAACGGGCGCCTGCGCCTGCTCGAACGCCTCGAACAGCAGCGCCAGAGCCGGGTGATTGTCCTCATTCACCGCCAGGAAACGCTCAGTCTGCTCGGGTTCCCGCTCGTGCGCTATATCGACATCGACGACTCGGAAGCGGTGCTGCGGGCGATCAAAATGACCGATAAGGATGTGCCGATTGACCTGGTGCTGCACACCCCCGGCGGACTGGTTCTGGCGGCGGAACAGATCGCCAGCGCGTTGCGCAAGCATCCGGCGAAGGTCACCGTCTTCGTGCCGCACTACGCCATGTCTGGCGGGACGCTCATCGCTCTGGCGGCGGACGAGATTGTGATGGACGAGAACGCGGTTCTCGGACCGGTAGACCCGCAGTTGGGGCAACAGCCAGCGGCATCGATTCTCAAGGTGCTGGAACGCAAGCCGATCAGCGAGATCGACGACGAGACCCTGATCATGGCGGACATTGCCGAAAAAGCCATCCGCCAGGTGAAGGCGACTGTCATCGAGTTGCTGGCGGATCGTATCGGCGCCGAAAAAGCCGAACATATCGCCACAATGCTGGCAACTGGCGTCTGGACGCACGATTACCCGATCAGCGTGCGCGAAGCGCGCGAACTCGGTTTGCCGGTCAGCACCGATATGCCGTCGCTTGTGTACCAGTTGATGGGGCTGTACCCACAGACGGCGCAGCGCCGCCCGTCGGTTGAGTACATTCCGCTCCCCCGCTCGCGCGAATCGGAGCGTCGCCGGGCAGAGCGATAG
- a CDS encoding SaoD/DsrE family protein — MKVAYVFATDMSATYKLGKMILPQLEQGVHGAQVVGMMFFDDNLYVLRKGDPIGERLAKVAKAQNILLMVCDRCAVERDLGEGDFTQCGFGQVKARGLVEGVVAGCFPQLYKALAGSPPDQVITL, encoded by the coding sequence ATGAAAGTCGCGTATGTGTTTGCAACCGATATGTCCGCCACGTACAAACTCGGGAAAATGATTCTGCCGCAACTCGAACAGGGTGTTCATGGCGCGCAGGTAGTCGGGATGATGTTTTTCGACGACAACCTGTATGTGTTGCGCAAGGGTGATCCGATTGGCGAGCGTCTGGCGAAAGTCGCCAAGGCGCAGAATATTCTGCTCATGGTATGTGATCGCTGTGCAGTCGAGCGTGATCTGGGAGAAGGCGATTTCACGCAGTGCGGCTTTGGGCAGGTGAAAGCCAGGGGATTGGTCGAAGGCGTAGTGGCAGGCTGCTTCCCACAGTTGTACAAAGCGCTCGCCGGAAGTCCGCCGGATCAGGTGATTACGTTGTAG
- the zigA gene encoding zinc metallochaperone GTPase ZigA, translating into MAQHTAQPLPVTVLSGFLGSGKTTLLNHVLANREGLRVAVIVNDMSEVNIDARLVRSGGAALSRTEERLIEMTNGCICCTLREDLLVEAARLAREGRFDYLLIESTGISEPLPVAETFTFADETGVSLAELARLDTMVTVVDAFNFPQDLCSTDDLRDRNMAADDDDERSVVDLLIDQVEFADVLVLNKIDLVDPDVVDQLEALLRKLNPDARIVRASFGRVPLREILNTGRFNFERAAQALGWLKELRGEHTPETEEYGISSFVYRARRPFHPQRFWDLIHDEWPGVLRSKGLIWLATRMSISGLWSQAGSACRVEPGGLWWAALPDDELPDDPEDEAHLAQVWHSRWGDRRQELVLIGQDMDEAALRARLDACLLTDDEMALGPEGWAQFDDPFGTWSVWVSED; encoded by the coding sequence ATGGCGCAACATACTGCGCAACCGTTGCCGGTAACGGTTCTGTCGGGGTTTCTGGGCAGCGGTAAAACGACCCTGCTCAACCATGTGCTTGCCAATCGCGAAGGTCTGCGCGTGGCAGTCATCGTCAACGACATGAGCGAGGTCAACATCGACGCCCGGCTGGTGCGCAGCGGCGGGGCGGCCCTCAGTCGCACCGAAGAGCGCCTGATCGAGATGACCAATGGGTGCATCTGCTGCACGCTGCGCGAGGATTTGTTGGTTGAGGCGGCGCGCCTGGCGCGTGAAGGGCGCTTCGATTATCTGCTCATCGAGTCGACCGGCATCTCCGAGCCGCTGCCGGTGGCGGAGACGTTCACGTTCGCGGATGAAACCGGCGTCAGCCTGGCGGAACTGGCGCGGCTGGATACGATGGTGACGGTCGTTGATGCGTTCAATTTTCCGCAGGATTTGTGCTCGACCGACGACCTGCGTGATCGGAACATGGCTGCCGACGACGATGATGAACGGTCGGTTGTTGATTTGTTGATCGATCAGGTTGAGTTCGCCGATGTTCTGGTGCTGAACAAGATCGATCTGGTCGATCCCGATGTGGTGGATCAACTGGAAGCGCTTCTGCGCAAACTGAACCCCGATGCCCGCATTGTGCGCGCGTCGTTTGGGCGTGTGCCGCTGCGCGAGATATTGAATACCGGTCGCTTCAATTTTGAGCGCGCGGCGCAGGCGCTTGGCTGGCTTAAGGAACTTCGCGGCGAACATACGCCGGAAACCGAGGAGTATGGCATTTCGAGTTTTGTCTATCGCGCTCGACGACCGTTTCATCCTCAACGTTTCTGGGACCTCATTCACGATGAGTGGCCCGGTGTGTTGCGTTCTAAGGGGCTGATCTGGCTGGCGACGCGCATGAGTATCAGCGGTCTCTGGTCGCAGGCCGGGAGTGCGTGTCGGGTCGAGCCAGGCGGCTTGTGGTGGGCGGCGCTGCCGGATGATGAATTGCCAGATGATCCTGAAGATGAAGCGCATCTGGCGCAGGTATGGCACAGTCGGTGGGGCGATCGGCGGCAGGAACTGGTGCTGATCGGGCAGGATATGGACGAGGCGGCGCTGCGCGCTCGCCTTGATGCCTGCCTGTTGACCGACGACGAGATGGCGTTGGGTCCCGAAGGGTGGGCGCAGTTTGACGATCCTTTCGGGACATGGTCGGTGTGGGTGTCCGAGGATTGA